The proteins below come from a single Necator americanus strain Aroian chromosome V, whole genome shotgun sequence genomic window:
- a CDS encoding hypothetical protein (NECATOR_CHRV.G19113.T1) — protein MGLQESYRLPKWKRTRMAICTYNARTLASEAAIEDLMIRGVGGVDVNTSMVKNIDSFEQLTTRIGRLRMRRCGPSPALTIFVAYAPTSSYEEEVEAFYIDLEKFYREDHAFYKVIIGDFNAKVGPRRTPEERPTVE, from the exons atggggttgcaggagtcatataggctaccgaaatggaaaaggactaggatggcgatctgtacttataacgcacgtacgcttgcatcggaagcggccatcgaagatctgatgat tagaggtgttggtggagttgacgtcaacacgagtatggtaaagaacatcgactctttcgaacaacttacgacccgaatcggacgtctgcggatgagaagatgtggtccatcaccagctttgactatcttcgtcgcttacgccccaacatcaagctacgaagaagaagtcgaagctttctatatagacctggagaagttctaccgagaagatcatgccttctacaaggtcataattggcgatttcaacgccaaagttggtccaagaagaacgccggaggaacggCCTACAGTGGAATGA
- a CDS encoding hypothetical protein (NECATOR_CHRV.G19115.T1), which produces MDNIDEEYDRLVEHLRDCAKKAESSKTTKRRLSLETLELIRQRGAARAAGNQELCREAIREDRKERIAEVLAEAAEAGKNIRYARRDFASRKTRMTALRNPKGTAIASRRGIEKIIYDFYSDLFHVHLPPHHLREDGHVIQEVLPSEIRHAIMSVRNRTAPGPDRIRPEQLKNLPPGACKEGPGGISSMPQSCLVRAISDGVCPKEIHFR; this is translated from the coding sequence atggacaacatcgacgaggaatatgaccggcttgttgaacaccttcgcgactgcgcgaagaaggctgagagttctaaaaccaccaagagacgcctgtctcttgaaactcttgagctgatacgccagcgtggagcagcacgagctgcagggaaccaagaactttgcagagaggcgataaggGAAGACCGTAAAGAGAGAatagcagaagtgctggctgaagctgcagaggcggggaaaaacatccgctatgcccgtcgagacttcgccagtcgcaagacgaggatgactgctctccggaacccgaagggaacagccattgcgtCGAGAAGAGGgatagagaaaatcatctacgacttctactccgaTCTCttccatgtccacttgcctcctcaccatctgagggaagacggacatgtcattcaggaagttctcccgtccgaaatacgacatgctatcatgtcggtaagaaatcgtacggcacccggtcccgacagaataagaccagaacaactgaagaaccttccgccgggtgcgtgtaaagagggtcccggcggaatttcgagcatgccccagtcatgcctcgtcagagcaattagcgatggtgtgTGTCcaaaagagattcactttcgttag
- a CDS encoding hypothetical protein (NECATOR_CHRV.G19116.T1), which translates to MRLCLTFIDLKKTFDSVETEAVVEALDNQGVHTQYIKGDTISPKIFTATIENAMRKLEWDDMGVKVDGRQLHHLRFADDIVLITPSVSQAERMLTKFDETCGCIGLQLNLDKTMFMRNGWVSDASFTLNGTNISECTSNVYLGRELNMMNDVTPELGRRRRAAWGAYKSIEDVVKKTRNTLLRAHLFNTTVLPALTYASETWEFRKQEENAVSVIERAIERVMLGVSCFAQVRDGIRSSLLRQRSKIRDAAFAKESKIRWAGLVMRFNDNRWARSVSDWVPRDIKRTPERPPTR; encoded by the exons atgaggctctgtctcaccttcatcgacttaaagaagaccttcgactcagttgagacggaagcggtcgtggaagccttggacaaccaaggcgtccatactcagtacataaag ggtgacacaatctcacccaaaatattcacagccaccatcgagaacgcaatgcgaaagttggaatgggacgacatgggagtgaaggtcgacggtcggcagctacaccatttgcgctttgctgatgacatcgtactgataacacctagcgtcagccaagcggaacgaatgctgaccaaattcgacgaaacatgtggatgcatcggtcttcagctgaatctagacaagacgatgttcatgcggaacggatgggtctcggatgcctcattcacgctcaacggaacgaatatatccgaatgcaccagcaacgtttatctgggtcgggaactgaacatgatgaacgacgtgacccccgagctgggcaggaggagacgagcggcttggggagcgtacaagagcatcgaggatgtagtgaagaagaccaggaacaccctgctccgtgctcacctcttcaacaccaccgtacttcctgctttgacctatgcttcggaaacctgggaatttcgcaagcaggaagaaaacgcggtgagcgtcattgaacgcgcaattgagagagtgatgctaggagtatcctgttttgcgcaagtgagggacgggattcgaagttctctcctacgtcagcgatcgaagattagagacgccgcgtttgccaaggaaagtaaaataaggtgggccggacttgtgatgcgcttcaatgacaaccgttgggcCAGATCCGTGAGCGattgggttccccgcgatattaaacgCACACCAgaaagaccgccgacccgatga
- a CDS encoding hypothetical protein (NECATOR_CHRV.G19112.T2), with the protein MVRNRLSANQAFHASGIDILVLDLPWKIKKTDLIIGDSLEFFNIDENDVHCYFLTDTKTGLIHLPSCYVRDFYFFHRSFYPQLTLVKLELEDAHLRMRQTAFAQRFIEVGKVLLTHNILKYSPQHVIAQRIFFLHDELTHLPSFPRKSLETCFGMYYGEMGEQLKAMEALHKFTWAKLMSDMFEKMENAFMFADLHLFINVINGIMIMHCEDLLILRRCAATYIAMCIHFNSLFASQGFFLIMPTLLRCYSQRQTNRVFCSVVEFLCRQFYTLHRKPFLLQMCGSIANIIDNNNNDFEINPMRVKAKYWFVLLKNMENMSDDSDQFDILGLVPYDKPLKALDLCYRDDPNAFCLLTDAVASCICVCAFAPESKRSHHMLLVMAALQPHLIRRIEEETALQCNSHVAVKHEVSQWTTMCVEMKALINSCDILARGPQRAFDLVNTVSERGKSFVADSPQFFDPPTTNEDENSRPYHLKEKKSVAVGWEAAEIEETHKENYRRPRDTLLCLAAQFIEMATPRLKELAKLSSTNEHTKIPEVMDHKCHVKLSEIALALLKIASYDLATMSCLGLQKYFTTIMPVTDWSIESNRSALGIILKRLDKTIAKIAKKQSIRRRVNWVALANWIKGICDTLSVFPYMAHLNPLKSTTQLCLRIIAGDPFNEEGSIATHSTTVLHPAPPPQAFCSAVLRMTTILMQALGQASFSLEMVSSAEGLGAAADRIEAVLCHLLIPLFLRTSTNPKEASVIQAKDLSFCLSLMQHAISPPIGKHSATPITSSTTLTTTFIRGDLSGRQGSVSVTDRGHSATVSTLRIVRESVSQSIYLALKVMMLCFGKLLTPMWPRVARLVRDLISKKQGGQSAVQFIDFVLHAELPIALLILPVIQHRVKQKPSCEQDAQWQAEIIEKIESRAHFTLSLGALLNKCQIELVQLKDDLACRPLDLPRSYTPTATDAHSDSSVISAAQRKDRKASLRKPHHIKEGGEETILEDIEDECGESSSQQPTTSSRVTKSPSVPLNRVGASPRTRSISSFGMWRSVRRKSRHVSTESESDGDRSVELADIHSREETGVIQRTPLRRSTEALVLPLHETLDANRQRFVSFSTPKKRNGKGDDDVFQITEQHQLV; encoded by the exons ATGGTTCGGAATCgccttagtgccaaccaagcctttcatgccTCCGGGATTGATATACTGGTGCTAGACTTGCCttggaagataaaaaagactgacttgatcatcgg cgACAGCCTTGAGTTCTTCAACATTGATGAGAATGACGTGCATTGTTACTTCTTGACGGATACAAAGACTGGGCTAATACACCTCCCATCCTGCTATGTTCG agacttctatttctttcaccGCTCCTTTTATCCTCAGCTAACATTGGTGAAGTTAGAACTCGAGGATGCACATCTGAGAATGAGGCAGACTGCTTTTGCTCAGCGATTCATCGAAGTGGGGAAAGTGCTGCTTACTCACAACATACTCAAATACAGTCCTCAACACGTG ATCGCGCAACGAATATTCTTCCTGCATGATGAGCTCACACACCTGCCATCATTTCCTCGGAAAAGCCTTGAGACGTGTTTTGGAATGTACTACGGAGAGATGGGAGAACAGTTAAAAGCAATGGAAGCACTCCATAAGTTCACCTGGGCCAAG CTGATGTCAGATATGTtcgagaaaatggaaaatgccTTCATGTTTGCAGATTTGCACCTTTTCATCAACGTA ATTAACGGAATTATGATAATGCACTGCGAAGACCTCCTGATCCTACGACGATGTGCTGCTACTTATATTGCTATGTGCATTCACTTCAACAGCCTTTTCGCTAGTCAG gggttttttctcattatgcCCACTTTGCTGCGATGCTACAGTCAGCGACAAACGAACCGTGTGTTCTGTTCGGTTGTGGAATTCTTATGCAGGCAGTTCTACACTCTGCACAGAAAACCGTTTCTTCTACAGATGTGTGGCTCAATAGCTAACATTATTGACAACAATAACAACGATTTTGAGATCAATCCGATGCGTGTGAAGGCGAAG TACTGGTTTGTGTTGTTAAAAAATATGGAGAACATGAGTGACGACTCGGATCAGTTTGATATCCTAGGCCTCGTTCCATACGACAAGCCACTAAAG GCGCTTGACCTTTGCTATCGTGACGATCCAAATGCATTTTGCCTTTTAACGGACGCCGTTGCGAGCTGCATCTGTGTTTGTGCATTTGCTCCTGAAAGCAAGCGAAGTCATCATATGCTT CTCGTCATGGCTGCACTTCAACCGCATTTGATCCGTCGAATCGAAGAAGAAACAGCGTTGCAATGCAATTCTCATGTTGCAGTAAAACATGAGGTGTCCCAGTGGACAACGATGTGCGTCGAGATGAAGGCACTCATCAACAGCTGCGATATACTTGCTAG AGGTCCACAGCGCGCATTCGACCTAGTAAACACAGTTTCTGAACGCGGAAAGTCTTTTGTTGCTGATTCGCCACAGTTTTTTGATCCACCTACGACAAACGAGGATGAGAACAGTCGGCCTTATCACTT aaaggaaaagaaatcggTAGCCGTAGGATGGGAGGCGgctgaaattgaagaaacacATAAAGAGAACTATCGTCGTCCTAGAGATACTCTTCTATGTTTAGCCGCACAGTTCATCGAAATGGCTACACCAAG GTTAAAAGAACTTGCGAAACTGAGTTCCACCAATGAACATACGAAGATTCCTGAAGTGATGGATCATAAGTGCCATGTTAAATTGAGTGAGATAGCTTTGGCTCTGCTGAAGATCGCCTCATATGATTTGGCTACGATGTCTTGCCTAGGTTTGCAAAA GTACTTCACGACGATTATGCCTGTCACTGACTGGTCTATTGAGTCAAATCGTTCCGCTCTGGGGATTATCCTGAAACGGCTGGACAAGACCATCgcgaaaattgcaaaaaagcaaagcaTTCGAAGAAGAGTGAACTGGGTAGCGTTGGCTAATTGGATCAAGGGGATCTGCGATACACTTTCCGTTTTCCCATACATGGCTCATCTGAATCCACTGAAG TCGACTACCCAGTTATGTCTGCGAATAATCGCCGGTGATCCGTTCAACGAGGAAGGATCAATTGCCACACACTCTACCACTGTTCTTCATCCCGCCCCACCACCACAGGCCTTCTGCAGTGCTGTCCTCCGCATGACTACAATTCTTATGCAAGCACTGGGGCAG GCATCTTTCTCTTTGGAGATGGTGTCGAGTGCTGAAGGTTTAGGTGCAGCCGCGGATCGCATTGAGGCCGTGCTCTGCCATCTGCTTATACCGTTGTTTTTGCGTACTTCAACAAATCCCAAAG AAGCATCGGTTATCCAAGCAAAGGACCTTTCCTTCTGTTTATCTCTGATGCAACATGCAATTTCTCCACCAATCGGCAAACACAGTGCAACACCTATTACCAGCTCGACAACATTGACAACAACATTTATAAGAGGAG ATTTATCAGGAAGACAAGGGTCAGTGTCAGTGACAGATCGAGGCCACTCGGCTACAGTCTCTACGCTACGCATAGTTAGGGAAAGTGTTTCCCAGAGCATCTACCTAG CGCTGAAGGTTATGATGTTGTGTTTTGGTAAGCTGCTCACACCAATGTGGCCGCGGGTTGCAAGGCTTGTAAGAG atttGATCAGCAAGAAGCAAGGCGGGCAGAGTGCAGTACAATTCATTGACTTTGTTCTTCATGCTGAGCTCCCCATAGCTCTTCTCATACTTCCTGTTATTCAACATAGG GTGAAGCAAAAGCCGTCATGTGAACAGGATGCGCAGTGGCAGGCCGAAATCATTGAGAAAATCGAGTCAAGGGCCCATTTCACTTTATCTCTGGGAGCATTGTTAAACAA ATGCCAGATCGAATTAGTGCAATTAAAGGATGACCTGGCTTGTCGCCCTCTAGATCTCCCACGATCTTACACCCCTACCGCTACCGATGCTCATTCTGATTCTTCTGTCATCTCAGCGGCGCAAAGGAAAGACAGAAAAGCCAGCTTGCGCAAACCTCATCATATCAAA GAAGGTGGCGAAGAAACAATTCTTGAGGATATCGAAGATGAATGCGGAGAGTCTTCGTCGCAACAGCCGACAACCAGTAGTCGAGTTACGAAGAGTCCGAGTGTCCCATTGAATAGG GTTGGAGCCTCACCGAGAACACGATCTATCAGCAGCTTTGGGATGTGGAGAAGTGTACGTCGTAAATCTCGTCATGTGTCAACAGAGAGCGAAAGTGATGGTGATCGAAGTGTTGAACTTGCTGACATTCACAGCCGCGAAGAGACTGGAGTG ATACAACGAACGCCACTTCGTCGTTCAACGGAAGCACTTGTACTACCTCTACACGAAACACTTGATGCGAATCGACAAAGAT TTGTCTCGTTTTCCACGCCCAAGAAACGGAATGGAAAGGGTGATGATGACGTGTTCCAGATCACAGAACAACATCAACTTGTTTAg
- a CDS encoding hypothetical protein (NECATOR_CHRV.G19112.T1) gives MSGTTLVSIIYDTVCMRILHLKFAPPQIRGTLALNSAVAHDSLEFFNIDENDVHCYFLTDTKTGLIHLPSCYVRDFYFFHRSFYPQLTLVKLELEDAHLRMRQTAFAQRFIEVGKVLLTHNILKYSPQHVIAQRIFFLHDELTHLPSFPRKSLETCFGMYYGEMGEQLKAMEALHKFTWAKLMSDMFEKMENAFMFADLHLFINVINGIMIMHCEDLLILRRCAATYIAMCIHFNSLFASQGFFLIMPTLLRCYSQRQTNRVFCSVVEFLCRQFYTLHRKPFLLQMCGSIANIIDNNNNDFEINPMRVKAKYWFVLLKNMENMSDDSDQFDILGLVPYDKPLKALDLCYRDDPNAFCLLTDAVASCICVCAFAPESKRSHHMLLVMAALQPHLIRRIEEETALQCNSHVAVKHEVSQWTTMCVEMKALINSCDILARGPQRAFDLVNTVSERGKSFVADSPQFFDPPTTNEDENSRPYHLKEKKSVAVGWEAAEIEETHKENYRRPRDTLLCLAAQFIEMATPRLKELAKLSSTNEHTKIPEVMDHKCHVKLSEIALALLKIASYDLATMSCLGLQKYFTTIMPVTDWSIESNRSALGIILKRLDKTIAKIAKKQSIRRRVNWVALANWIKGICDTLSVFPYMAHLNPLKSTTQLCLRIIAGDPFNEEGSIATHSTTVLHPAPPPQAFCSAVLRMTTILMQALGQASFSLEMVSSAEGLGAAADRIEAVLCHLLIPLFLRTSTNPKEASVIQAKDLSFCLSLMQHAISPPIGKHSATPITSSTTLTTTFIRGDLSGRQGSVSVTDRGHSATVSTLRIVRESVSQSIYLALKVMMLCFGKLLTPMWPRVARLVRDLISKKQGGQSAVQFIDFVLHAELPIALLILPVIQHRVKQKPSCEQDAQWQAEIIEKIESRAHFTLSLGALLNKCQIELVQLKDDLACRPLDLPRSYTPTATDAHSDSSVISAAQRKDRKASLRKPHHIKEGGEETILEDIEDECGESSSQQPTTSSRVTKSPSVPLNRVGASPRTRSISSFGMWRSVRRKSRHVSTESESDGDRSVELADIHSREETGVIQRTPLRRSTEALVLPLHETLDANRQRFVSFSTPKKRNGKGDDDVFQITEQHQLV, from the exons atgagcggaactaccctcgtctccataatctacgacaccgtatgtatgcggatactccacctgaaattcgcaccacctcagattcgtggtacgctggcTTTAAATTCggctgtagcgca cgACAGCCTTGAGTTCTTCAACATTGATGAGAATGACGTGCATTGTTACTTCTTGACGGATACAAAGACTGGGCTAATACACCTCCCATCCTGCTATGTTCG agacttctatttctttcaccGCTCCTTTTATCCTCAGCTAACATTGGTGAAGTTAGAACTCGAGGATGCACATCTGAGAATGAGGCAGACTGCTTTTGCTCAGCGATTCATCGAAGTGGGGAAAGTGCTGCTTACTCACAACATACTCAAATACAGTCCTCAACACGTG ATCGCGCAACGAATATTCTTCCTGCATGATGAGCTCACACACCTGCCATCATTTCCTCGGAAAAGCCTTGAGACGTGTTTTGGAATGTACTACGGAGAGATGGGAGAACAGTTAAAAGCAATGGAAGCACTCCATAAGTTCACCTGGGCCAAG CTGATGTCAGATATGTtcgagaaaatggaaaatgccTTCATGTTTGCAGATTTGCACCTTTTCATCAACGTA ATTAACGGAATTATGATAATGCACTGCGAAGACCTCCTGATCCTACGACGATGTGCTGCTACTTATATTGCTATGTGCATTCACTTCAACAGCCTTTTCGCTAGTCAG gggttttttctcattatgcCCACTTTGCTGCGATGCTACAGTCAGCGACAAACGAACCGTGTGTTCTGTTCGGTTGTGGAATTCTTATGCAGGCAGTTCTACACTCTGCACAGAAAACCGTTTCTTCTACAGATGTGTGGCTCAATAGCTAACATTATTGACAACAATAACAACGATTTTGAGATCAATCCGATGCGTGTGAAGGCGAAG TACTGGTTTGTGTTGTTAAAAAATATGGAGAACATGAGTGACGACTCGGATCAGTTTGATATCCTAGGCCTCGTTCCATACGACAAGCCACTAAAG GCGCTTGACCTTTGCTATCGTGACGATCCAAATGCATTTTGCCTTTTAACGGACGCCGTTGCGAGCTGCATCTGTGTTTGTGCATTTGCTCCTGAAAGCAAGCGAAGTCATCATATGCTT CTCGTCATGGCTGCACTTCAACCGCATTTGATCCGTCGAATCGAAGAAGAAACAGCGTTGCAATGCAATTCTCATGTTGCAGTAAAACATGAGGTGTCCCAGTGGACAACGATGTGCGTCGAGATGAAGGCACTCATCAACAGCTGCGATATACTTGCTAG AGGTCCACAGCGCGCATTCGACCTAGTAAACACAGTTTCTGAACGCGGAAAGTCTTTTGTTGCTGATTCGCCACAGTTTTTTGATCCACCTACGACAAACGAGGATGAGAACAGTCGGCCTTATCACTT aaaggaaaagaaatcggTAGCCGTAGGATGGGAGGCGgctgaaattgaagaaacacATAAAGAGAACTATCGTCGTCCTAGAGATACTCTTCTATGTTTAGCCGCACAGTTCATCGAAATGGCTACACCAAG GTTAAAAGAACTTGCGAAACTGAGTTCCACCAATGAACATACGAAGATTCCTGAAGTGATGGATCATAAGTGCCATGTTAAATTGAGTGAGATAGCTTTGGCTCTGCTGAAGATCGCCTCATATGATTTGGCTACGATGTCTTGCCTAGGTTTGCAAAA GTACTTCACGACGATTATGCCTGTCACTGACTGGTCTATTGAGTCAAATCGTTCCGCTCTGGGGATTATCCTGAAACGGCTGGACAAGACCATCgcgaaaattgcaaaaaagcaaagcaTTCGAAGAAGAGTGAACTGGGTAGCGTTGGCTAATTGGATCAAGGGGATCTGCGATACACTTTCCGTTTTCCCATACATGGCTCATCTGAATCCACTGAAG TCGACTACCCAGTTATGTCTGCGAATAATCGCCGGTGATCCGTTCAACGAGGAAGGATCAATTGCCACACACTCTACCACTGTTCTTCATCCCGCCCCACCACCACAGGCCTTCTGCAGTGCTGTCCTCCGCATGACTACAATTCTTATGCAAGCACTGGGGCAG GCATCTTTCTCTTTGGAGATGGTGTCGAGTGCTGAAGGTTTAGGTGCAGCCGCGGATCGCATTGAGGCCGTGCTCTGCCATCTGCTTATACCGTTGTTTTTGCGTACTTCAACAAATCCCAAAG AAGCATCGGTTATCCAAGCAAAGGACCTTTCCTTCTGTTTATCTCTGATGCAACATGCAATTTCTCCACCAATCGGCAAACACAGTGCAACACCTATTACCAGCTCGACAACATTGACAACAACATTTATAAGAGGAG ATTTATCAGGAAGACAAGGGTCAGTGTCAGTGACAGATCGAGGCCACTCGGCTACAGTCTCTACGCTACGCATAGTTAGGGAAAGTGTTTCCCAGAGCATCTACCTAG CGCTGAAGGTTATGATGTTGTGTTTTGGTAAGCTGCTCACACCAATGTGGCCGCGGGTTGCAAGGCTTGTAAGAG atttGATCAGCAAGAAGCAAGGCGGGCAGAGTGCAGTACAATTCATTGACTTTGTTCTTCATGCTGAGCTCCCCATAGCTCTTCTCATACTTCCTGTTATTCAACATAGG GTGAAGCAAAAGCCGTCATGTGAACAGGATGCGCAGTGGCAGGCCGAAATCATTGAGAAAATCGAGTCAAGGGCCCATTTCACTTTATCTCTGGGAGCATTGTTAAACAA ATGCCAGATCGAATTAGTGCAATTAAAGGATGACCTGGCTTGTCGCCCTCTAGATCTCCCACGATCTTACACCCCTACCGCTACCGATGCTCATTCTGATTCTTCTGTCATCTCAGCGGCGCAAAGGAAAGACAGAAAAGCCAGCTTGCGCAAACCTCATCATATCAAA GAAGGTGGCGAAGAAACAATTCTTGAGGATATCGAAGATGAATGCGGAGAGTCTTCGTCGCAACAGCCGACAACCAGTAGTCGAGTTACGAAGAGTCCGAGTGTCCCATTGAATAGG GTTGGAGCCTCACCGAGAACACGATCTATCAGCAGCTTTGGGATGTGGAGAAGTGTACGTCGTAAATCTCGTCATGTGTCAACAGAGAGCGAAAGTGATGGTGATCGAAGTGTTGAACTTGCTGACATTCACAGCCGCGAAGAGACTGGAGTG ATACAACGAACGCCACTTCGTCGTTCAACGGAAGCACTTGTACTACCTCTACACGAAACACTTGATGCGAATCGACAAAGAT TTGTCTCGTTTTCCACGCCCAAGAAACGGAATGGAAAGGGTGATGATGACGTGTTCCAGATCACAGAACAACATCAACTTGTTTAg
- a CDS encoding hypothetical protein (NECATOR_CHRV.G19116.T2), which produces MSPRHSRRIRRDPLYRSPLPPVLINTLARLFTRYLSECKVPKQWKTSKTVLLYKKGDPHDIGNYRSICLLSVSYKLFTRVILNRTEVLDKGQPCEQAGFRKGFSTIDHIHTVSKLIEVSREYKMRLCLTFIDLKKTFDSVETEAVVEALDNQGVHTQYIKGDTISPKIFTATIENAMRKLEWDDMGVKVDGRQLHHLRFADDIVLITPSVSQAERMLTKFDETCGCIGLQLNLDKTMFMRNGWVSDASFTLNGTNISECTSNVYLGRELNMMNDVTPELGRRRRAAWGAYKSIEDVVKKTRNTLLRAHLFNTTVLPALTYASETWEFRKQEENAVSVIERAIERVMLGVSCFAQVRDGIRSSLLRQRSKIRDAAFAKESKIRWAGLVMRFNDNRWARSVSDWVPRDIKRTPERPPTR; this is translated from the exons ATGTCTccgaggcattcgcggagaatccgccgggaccctctttaccgttccccccttccgccagtactcatcaacaccctggcaaggctctttacacgttacctgtcggaatgcaaggttcctaaacagtggaagactaGCAAaaccgtgttgctgtataaaaagggagatccacatgacatcggcaactatcgctcaatctgcttactgtccgtcagctacaagctctttacaagagtgatccttaataggactGAAGTCTTGGATAAAGGACAGCcgtgcgagcaagcagggtttcgaaaaggattcagtacgattgaccacattcacactgtttcgaaactcatcgaggtatcacgagagtacaagatgaggctctgtctcaccttcatcgacttaaagaagaccttcgactcagttgagacggaagcggtcgtggaagccttggacaaccaaggcgtccatactcagtacataaag ggtgacacaatctcacccaaaatattcacagccaccatcgagaacgcaatgcgaaagttggaatgggacgacatgggagtgaaggtcgacggtcggcagctacaccatttgcgctttgctgatgacatcgtactgataacacctagcgtcagccaagcggaacgaatgctgaccaaattcgacgaaacatgtggatgcatcggtcttcagctgaatctagacaagacgatgttcatgcggaacggatgggtctcggatgcctcattcacgctcaacggaacgaatatatccgaatgcaccagcaacgtttatctgggtcgggaactgaacatgatgaacgacgtgacccccgagctgggcaggaggagacgagcggcttggggagcgtacaagagcatcgaggatgtagtgaagaagaccaggaacaccctgctccgtgctcacctcttcaacaccaccgtacttcctgctttgacctatgcttcggaaacctgggaatttcgcaagcaggaagaaaacgcggtgagcgtcattgaacgcgcaattgagagagtgatgctaggagtatcctgttttgcgcaagtgagggacgggattcgaagttctctcctacgtcagcgatcgaagattagagacgccgcgtttgccaaggaaagtaaaataaggtgggccggacttgtgatgcgcttcaatgacaaccgttgggcCAGATCCGTGAGCGattgggttccccgcgatattaaacgCACACCAgaaagaccgccgacccgatga
- a CDS encoding hypothetical protein (NECATOR_CHRV.G19114.T1) — protein MVKNIDSFEQLTTRIGRLRMRRCGPSPALTIFVAYAPTSSYEEEVEAFYIDLEKFYREDHAFYKVIIGDFNAKVGPRRTPEERPTVE, from the coding sequence atggtaaagaacatcgactctttcgaacaacttacgacccgaatcggacgtctgcggatgagaagatgtggtccatcaccagctttgactatcttcgtcgcttacgccccaacatcaagctacgaagaagaagtcgaagctttctatatagacctggagaagttctaccgagaagatcatgccttctacaaggtcataattggcgatttcaacgccaaagttggtccaagaagaacgccggaggaacggCCTACAGTGGAATGA